One window of Medicago truncatula cultivar Jemalong A17 chromosome 2, MtrunA17r5.0-ANR, whole genome shotgun sequence genomic DNA carries:
- the LOC11432049 gene encoding pentatricopeptide repeat-containing protein At1g18485, translating to MCSVTLTPPPLSFSFHHHHNLTLQNINNKIPFHSFTPPKSSHLFSPIISSHKKQQNASKHFHNLCNTGNLNQAFNFLQSNLNDVVSSSNSKPKQLIGLLLQLCGEYKNIEIGRKIHNFISTSPHFQNDVVLITRLVTMYSICDSPYDSCLVFNASRRKNLFLWNALLSGYLRNSLFRDAVFVFVEMISLTEFVPDNFTLPCVIKACVGVYDVRLGEAVHGFALKTKVLSDVFVGNALIAMYGKFGFVESAVKVFDKMPQRNLVSWNSVMYACLENGVFEESYGLFKGLLNGDEGLMPDVATMVTVIPLCARQGEVRLGMVFHGLALKLGLCGELKVNSSLLDMYSKCGYLCEARVLFDTNEKNVISWNSMIGGYSKDRDFRGAFELLRKMQMEDKVKVNEVTLLNVLPVCEEEIQFLKLKEIHGYALRHGFIQSDELVANAFVAGYAKCGSLHYAEGVFCGMESKMVSSWNALIGGHVQNGFPRKALDLYLLMRGSGLEPDLFTIASLLSACARLKSLSCGKEIHGSMLRNGFELDEFICISLVSLYVQCGKILLAKLFFDNMEEKNLVCWNTMINGFSQNEFPFDALDMFHQMLSSKIWPDEISIIGALGACSQVSALRLGKELHCFAVKSHLTEHSFVTCSLIDMYAKCGCMEQSQNIFDRVHLKGEVTWNVLITGYGIHGHGRKAIELFKSMQNAGFRPDSVTFIALLTACNHAGLVAEGLEYLGQMQSLFGIKPKLEHYACVVDMLGRAGRLNEALELVNELPDKPDSRIWSSLLSSCRNYRDLDIGEKVANKLLELGPDKAENYVLISNFYARLGKWDEVRKMRQRMKEIGLQKDAGCSWIEIGGKVSRFLVGDESLLQSMKIQQTWIELEKKINKIGYKPDTSCVLHELEEDEKIKILRNHSEKLAISFGLLNTAKGTTLRVCKNLRICVDCHNAIKLVSKIDKREIIVRDNKRFHHFKNGFCSCGDYW from the coding sequence ATGTGTTCTGTCACTCTAACACCTCCACCACTCTCattctcatttcatcaccacCATAACCTTACCCttcaaaacatcaacaacaaaatcccCTTTCATTCATTTACACCTCCAAAATCATCCCACTTATTCTCTCCCATAATCTCATcacacaaaaaacaacaaaatgcaTCTAAACATTTTCACAATCTTTGCAACACTGGAAACCTCAACCAAGCCTTCAACTTCCTTCAATCAAATCTCAACGACGTCGTTTCCTCTTCCAACTCTAAACCCAAACAACTCATTGGCCTTTTATTACAATTATGCGGAGAATACAAAAACATCGAAATCGGAAGAAAAATCCACAACTTCATTTCCACGTCACCACATTTCCAAAATGACGTGGTTCTCATCACCCGCCTTGTCACTATGTACTCCATTTGTGACTCTCCCTATGATTCCTGTCTAGTTTTTAACGCGTCGCGGAGAAAGAATTTGTTCCTCTGGAATGCGCTTCTCAGTGGTTACCTGAGGAACAGTCTTTTCCGCGACGCggtttttgtgtttgttgagaTGATTTCTTTGACGGAGTTTGTACCGGATAATTTTACTTTGCCGTGTGTTATTAAGGCGTGTGTGGGGGTTTATGATGTTAGGCTTGGAGAAGCAGTTCACGGGTTTGCGTTGAAGACGAAGGTTTTGTCTGATGTGTTTGTTGGGAATGCGTTGATTGCTATGTATGGGAAGTTTGGGTTTGTGGAGAGTGCTGTTaaggtgtttgataaaatgcctcAGAGGAATTTGGTTTCGTGGAACTCGGTTATGTATGCGTGTTTGGAGAATGGTGTTTTTGAAGAGAGTTATGGTTTGTTTAAGGGATTGTTAAATGGTGATGAAGGGTTGATGCCGGATGTGGCTACAATGGTGACTGTGATACCTTTGTGTGCAAGACAAGGTGAAGTGAGATTAGGGATGGTGTTTCATGGTTTGGCTTTGAAACTTGGTCTTTGCGGGGAATTGAAGGTGAATAGTTCGCTGTTGGATATGTATTCGAAATGTGGTTACTTATGTGAAGCGCGGGTTTTGTTTGATACGAATGAGAAGAATGTCATTTCTTGGAATTCTATGATTGGGGGATACTCTAAGGACAGAGATTTTCGCGGAGCATTTGAGTTGTTAAGGAAGATGCAGATGGAGGATAAGGTAAAAGTGAATGAGGTGACTTTGTTGAATGTTTTACCGGTTTGTGAGGAGGAGATTCAGTTTTTGAAATTGAAGGAGATTCATGGTTATGCTTTAAGGCATGGATTCATTCAGAGTGATGAATTAGTTGCCAATGCTTTTGTTGCTGGATATGCTAAGTGTGGTTCTTTGCATTATGCTGAGGGTGTGTTTTGTGGTATGGAGTCGAAAATGGTGAGTTCTTGGAATGCGTTAATTGGTGGTCATGTGCAGAATGGTTTTCCTAGAAAGGCTTTGGATTTGTATCTTTTGATGAGAGGTTCTGGCTTGGAGCCTGATTTGTTTACAATTGCTAGTCTTCTTTCGGCTTGTGCTCGCCTGAAATCGTTGTCCTGTGGGAAAGAGATTCATGGTTCTATGTTGCGTAATGGTTTTGAATTGGATGAATTCATTTGTATATCATTAGTGTCGCTTTATGTTCAATGTGGGAAAATTTTGTTagcaaaattgttttttgataaTATGGAAGAGAAAAATTTGGTGTGCTGGAATACTATGATTAATGGCTTTTCACAGAACGAGTTTCCTTTTGATGCCCTTGATATGTTTCATCAAATGCTTTCAAGTAAAATTTGGCCTGATGAGATTTCCATAATTGGTGCTTTGGGGGCTTGTTCGCAGGTGTCAGCATTGCGGCTGGGAAAAGAACTTCACTGCTTTGCAGTGAAATCTCATCTCACAGAGCACAGCTTTGTTACTTGTTCATTGATAGACATGTATGCAAAATGCGGATGCATGGAGCAATCTCAGAACATCTTCGACAGGGTACATTTGAAAGGTGAAGTGACATGGAATGTTTTAATTACAGGATATGGAATTCATGGACATGGACGGAAGGCTATTGAGCTGTTTAAATCAATGCAGAACGCTGGCTTCAGACCAGATTCTGTCACGTTTATAGCATTGTTAACGGCATGTAACCATGCAGGTTTAGTAGCCGAAGGGTTAGAATATCTTGGTCAGATGCAGAGTTTGTTTGGTATAAAGCCAAAACTAGAGCATTATGCATGTGTGGTTGATATGCTTGGTCGCGCAGGACGATTGAACGAAGCTTTGGAGCTTGTAAATGAGCTTCCAGACAAACCCGATTCCAGGATATGGAGTTCGTTACTCAGTTCATGCAGAAATTACAGGGATTTGGATATTGGAGAGAAAGTAGCTAACAAGTTATTAGAATTGGGACCAGACAAAGCTGAGAATTATGTATTGATATCAAACTTCTATGCTCGACTAGGAAAATGGGACGAGGTTAGAAAAATGAGGCAGAGGATGAAGGAAATTGGCCTTCAGAAAGATGCAGGTTGTAGTTGGATTGAAATAGGAGGAAAGGTTTCTAGATTTCTTGTTGGTGATGAATCACTTTTGCAATCAATGAAAATTCAGCAAACatggattgaattggagaagaaaataaacaaaattggaTATAAACCTGACACAAGTTGTGTTCTTCATGAactagaagaagatgaaaaaattaAGATACTTAGGAACCATAGTGAGAAGCTTGCAATTTCATTTGGTTTATTAAATACAGCAAAAGGCACCACATTGAGAGTTTGCAAAAATCTACGCATTTGTGTAGATTGTCATAATGCTATTAAGTTAGTATCAAAGATTGATAAAAGGGAAATTATTGTAAGGGACAACAAGAGGtttcatcatttcaaaaatgGATTTTGTAGCTGTGGAGATTACTGGTAA